In the Blastocatellia bacterium genome, one interval contains:
- a CDS encoding DUF2283 domain-containing protein, which produces MRITYDTEADALYIRFIETTVTTEHVAEGIVVDYAADGRIAGIEILDARKRFGDSEVFRRVILENVALATPAAAGPP; this is translated from the coding sequence ATGAGAATCACATACGATACCGAAGCGGACGCGCTGTACATCCGTTTCATTGAAACCACTGTGACCACCGAGCATGTGGCCGAAGGGATTGTGGTGGACTATGCGGCGGATGGTCGGATTGCTGGCATAGAAATCCTGGACGCGCGCAAACGCTTTGGCGACTCGGAAGTGTTCCGACGGGTCATCTTGGAGAACGTCGCGCTGGCAACACCTGCCGCCGCTGGGCCGCCGTAG
- a CDS encoding AAA family ATPase yields MQRLKSGLSAVTVLRGPRQVGKTTLQEHIIDHLLHREDVDPRRIFRVQFDEIPSLKGLDDPILSLCRWFESRILGDSFNAWAHKGKPVFLFFDEVQNLSDWAPQVKALVDHHAVRVLLTGSSALRIEHGRDSLAGRISTLELGTLLLREVAAMRGWGTLDPLLPLNGLKVLKERVFWEELRDYGLRHRTIRNQGFAAFSERGGYPVAQARTDRPWEEVADQLNETVIRRVIQHDLRLGERGRKRDQDLLEEIFRLCCRYAGQSPGQSIFAQELRMALTANVGWQRVLAYLRFLNDTLLIRLVQPLELRLKRRKGRPKICLCDHSLRASWLQEVIPLTPEGLQTAPHMSNLAGHIAESIVGYFLGTIPGLDLAWFPERGMEPEVDFVMTVGEHRIPLEVKYRQHIDEHRDTLGLRAFIEKTVYQAPFGVLVTLSDAVSVTDPRIVPLPLSSLLLMR; encoded by the coding sequence TTGCAGCGTCTCAAATCAGGGCTGTCGGCTGTGACGGTGCTGCGTGGTCCGCGTCAGGTAGGGAAAACCACGTTGCAGGAGCATATCATTGACCACCTGTTGCATCGGGAGGACGTGGACCCAAGGCGGATCTTCCGCGTGCAGTTTGACGAGATTCCTTCTCTCAAAGGGTTGGACGATCCCATCCTCAGCCTATGCCGTTGGTTCGAGAGCCGCATCCTGGGCGACTCTTTCAATGCCTGGGCACACAAAGGGAAACCCGTCTTTCTGTTTTTTGACGAGGTGCAGAACTTGTCCGACTGGGCGCCGCAAGTGAAAGCCCTGGTGGACCATCACGCCGTGCGGGTGCTTCTGACAGGCAGTTCTGCATTGCGCATCGAACACGGGCGCGACAGTTTGGCGGGGAGAATTTCCACGTTGGAACTGGGGACCTTGTTGCTGCGTGAAGTTGCAGCGATGCGCGGATGGGGCACGTTGGATCCCCTGCTTCCACTCAACGGGCTAAAAGTCCTCAAGGAACGCGTGTTTTGGGAAGAACTGCGGGACTATGGCCTGCGGCATCGCACGATACGTAACCAAGGCTTTGCTGCCTTTTCCGAGCGCGGCGGTTATCCCGTCGCCCAGGCGCGCACCGACCGCCCGTGGGAAGAGGTGGCAGACCAGTTGAACGAAACGGTCATTCGTCGAGTGATTCAACATGATTTGCGCCTGGGTGAACGCGGACGCAAGCGTGACCAGGACCTGTTGGAGGAAATCTTTCGCCTCTGCTGCCGCTATGCGGGTCAGTCGCCGGGGCAGTCCATTTTTGCGCAAGAACTGCGGATGGCTTTGACCGCTAACGTGGGCTGGCAGCGCGTGCTGGCTTACCTTCGCTTCCTGAATGACACGTTGCTCATTCGGTTGGTGCAGCCGTTGGAACTTCGGTTGAAACGGCGTAAAGGACGCCCTAAGATTTGCTTGTGCGACCACTCCCTGCGCGCGAGTTGGCTGCAGGAAGTGATCCCCCTCACACCTGAAGGTCTACAAACTGCACCCCACATGAGCAACCTGGCGGGGCATATCGCGGAGAGCATTGTCGGTTATTTTCTCGGCACCATTCCCGGATTGGATCTCGCATGGTTTCCGGAGCGAGGAATGGAGCCAGAAGTGGATTTTGTCATGACAGTGGGTGAACACCGCATACCTTTGGAGGTCAAGTATCGGCAGCACATTGACGAACATCGCGATACTTTGGGGCTGCGAGCGTTCATTGAAAAGACGGTTTACCAGGCTCCGTTTGGCGTCCTTGTCACTCTCTCGGATGCAGTATCAGTCACTGACCCTCGCATCGTACCTCTCCCCCTTTCATCACTCTTGTTGATGAGGTGA
- a CDS encoding NADH:flavin oxidoreductase, which yields MWHPENPIRHPLPEARWPTADEAARSRLFSPIQVGSVTLESRTWVPAMVPWRATEEGYVTPEILAWYARFAAGQPAAIVVEATGVRDIPSGPLLRIGHDRFIPGLRQLVETVRHESRGRTRLFIQIIDFLTVKRRPAPATYFQRFFVVTERHRRALVELSGDERWLHADEQEIRSFLASASDQWHDRILNERELESLRYGYRERVTDMHLPHIRELPQVLPDIFAAAAARAREAGFDGVELHYAHAYTMASFLSARNDRADGYGGPREHRVRLPLEVYQAVRERVGHDYVVGVRFLGDEVIEGGNRIDDAVYFAVEFAKAGFDFLSVSKGGKFEDAKQPRIGWAVYPYTGPSGYECMPTVLSDERGPFGRNVPLAAAIKRAVNQAGYTTPVVTSGGICTFQQAEGILQRGEADIIAAARQSLADPDWFLKMRLGRGAEIRRCQFTNYCEGLDQMHKKVTCKLWDRTQLDEPGISIEDGRRLTAPRWNAEQRTS from the coding sequence ATGTGGCATCCTGAGAATCCCATTCGACACCCACTGCCCGAAGCGCGGTGGCCGACCGCCGATGAAGCGGCGCGTTCACGCTTGTTCAGTCCAATCCAAGTGGGTTCGGTGACATTGGAATCACGGACGTGGGTTCCGGCTATGGTCCCGTGGCGCGCTACTGAAGAGGGATACGTCACGCCCGAAATTCTGGCGTGGTACGCTCGATTTGCTGCGGGTCAACCCGCTGCCATCGTTGTGGAAGCCACCGGCGTGCGTGACATTCCCAGTGGACCACTGCTGCGCATTGGGCATGATCGGTTTATTCCCGGACTGCGGCAGTTAGTCGAGACCGTGCGCCATGAAAGTCGCGGTCGAACGCGCCTGTTCATTCAAATCATTGACTTCCTCACAGTGAAGCGACGACCTGCTCCGGCCACCTACTTTCAACGATTTTTTGTGGTCACCGAGCGGCATCGGCGCGCGCTGGTCGAGCTGAGTGGTGATGAGCGCTGGCTCCACGCTGATGAGCAGGAGATTCGTTCATTTCTCGCTTCGGCCTCCGATCAATGGCATGATCGCATCCTGAACGAACGCGAATTGGAATCGCTGCGCTATGGCTATCGCGAGCGCGTCACTGACATGCACCTACCTCATATTCGTGAATTGCCACAGGTCTTGCCGGATATTTTCGCCGCCGCCGCTGCGCGAGCCAGGGAGGCTGGTTTCGACGGGGTCGAATTGCATTACGCGCATGCGTACACGATGGCCTCGTTTCTCAGCGCCCGCAATGACCGTGCGGATGGATATGGTGGGCCGCGTGAGCATCGTGTGCGATTGCCGCTGGAGGTCTATCAGGCTGTGCGCGAGCGAGTCGGGCATGATTATGTCGTCGGCGTTCGCTTCCTCGGTGACGAGGTGATCGAAGGGGGCAATCGGATTGACGACGCTGTCTATTTTGCCGTCGAATTTGCCAAAGCCGGATTCGATTTTCTTTCAGTCTCCAAAGGCGGCAAATTTGAAGACGCCAAACAACCCCGCATTGGTTGGGCTGTATATCCCTACACGGGGCCGAGCGGCTACGAGTGCATGCCGACGGTGCTGTCAGATGAACGCGGACCCTTTGGGCGCAATGTGCCGTTGGCTGCGGCCATCAAGCGCGCCGTCAATCAAGCTGGCTATACCACACCGGTGGTCACATCGGGCGGCATCTGCACGTTCCAGCAAGCTGAAGGCATTCTCCAACGCGGCGAAGCCGACATCATTGCAGCAGCTCGCCAATCGTTGGCTGACCCTGATTGGTTCTTGAAGATGCGGCTGGGGCGTGGCGCCGAGATTCGCCGCTGCCAATTCACCAACTATTGCGAAGGGCTGGATCAAATGCACAAGAAAGTGACCTGCAAACTGTGGGACCGGACGCAACTAGATGAGCCGGGCATTTCGATTGAAGATGGCCGCCGCTTGACTGCGCCACGATGGAATGCCGAGCAGCGGACGAGTTAG
- a CDS encoding aminotransferase class V-fold PLP-dependent enzyme, whose amino-acid sequence MLDVRDQFPGVNDKIFLDAACVSLAPKVAVEAIQSFLEMTLRCPSRSSTELHIVMDQQRAEARPQLARLINAHADEIALVESTTHGLNIAAEALPLVRGDRVLLSDLEFLQVALPWRQKQQRAGIEVEVVPNRDGVIQIQDIADWLTPRTKAVVISSVQWSNGFRCDLAALSRLCREQRVWLVVDAIQHIGAMPMDVQATPIDLLACGGHKWLNAPFGCGFLYIRRDVMEQLKPPLGGYLSLQSPRGGWGQYFQTPSIRPMQNHSLVSQARRYEVGGTANYPGAIGLAASVTLINELGPARIAEHIYALTDRLIAGLQTLGVQVVTPIEREYRSGIVTFSVGSAQENVALMEWLLDHDVLVSVRYTSQVGGVRVSCHFFNSPEEIDRLLNLVEDHCGRH is encoded by the coding sequence ATGCTTGATGTTCGTGATCAGTTCCCTGGAGTGAACGATAAGATTTTTCTTGATGCAGCCTGTGTGAGTTTAGCGCCGAAGGTCGCCGTCGAAGCTATCCAGTCGTTCTTGGAGATGACGTTGCGCTGTCCGAGCCGATCCTCAACTGAGCTGCATATTGTGATGGATCAGCAACGCGCCGAAGCTCGTCCGCAACTTGCGCGGCTGATTAACGCGCATGCCGATGAAATTGCGCTCGTCGAAAGCACGACGCATGGACTCAACATCGCCGCCGAAGCGTTGCCGCTCGTGCGTGGTGATCGCGTGCTGTTGTCCGATTTGGAGTTTTTGCAAGTGGCTCTGCCGTGGCGTCAGAAGCAGCAGAGGGCAGGCATCGAGGTTGAAGTTGTGCCCAATCGTGACGGCGTGATTCAGATTCAGGACATCGCCGACTGGCTCACGCCTCGGACGAAGGCCGTTGTGATCAGCTCGGTTCAGTGGAGCAACGGTTTTCGCTGTGATTTGGCGGCGCTCAGCCGGTTGTGTCGTGAGCAGCGTGTCTGGCTCGTGGTGGATGCCATTCAGCACATTGGTGCGATGCCGATGGATGTGCAGGCCACACCAATTGATCTGCTCGCTTGTGGTGGACATAAATGGTTGAATGCGCCATTTGGCTGCGGCTTTCTCTACATACGTCGTGATGTCATGGAGCAATTGAAGCCGCCGCTTGGCGGCTATTTGAGTTTGCAATCCCCGCGCGGCGGCTGGGGGCAGTATTTTCAAACGCCTTCCATCAGGCCCATGCAGAACCATTCGCTTGTCAGCCAAGCGCGTCGCTATGAGGTTGGCGGCACGGCCAATTATCCCGGCGCGATTGGACTGGCTGCCTCAGTCACACTGATTAACGAGCTGGGACCAGCGCGTATTGCTGAGCATATCTACGCGCTGACGGATCGTTTGATCGCCGGCTTGCAAACGCTTGGCGTGCAGGTTGTAACACCGATTGAGCGCGAGTATCGTTCCGGCATTGTCACATTCAGCGTCGGTTCAGCGCAGGAGAATGTCGCGCTGATGGAGTGGTTGCTTGATCATGATGTGCTGGTGTCGGTGCGGTACACGTCGCAGGTGGGCGGCGTGCGTGTCTCGTGCCATTTCTTCAACTCACCTGAGGAGATTGACCGGCTGCTCAATTTGGTCGAAGATCATTGCGGGCGACACTGA
- a CDS encoding SDR family oxidoreductase translates to MHIQDKVALITGGARIGRTVAVTLAQAGADVVLTYHRSRDIAQATVRDVQQQGRRAIAVQTDVSQAEQVRALVAQALSVFDGIDILIYMASVYEHKSYEDLTEADWDRNLNVDLKGAFLCVREVESSMKARGGGRIITVADWGAASGRPRYRGYLPYYVAKYGLIGLTQALALELASFNILVNCIAPGPILPPPTTTPEQDAAIRAATPLGHWGGAEEVAKVVVALIESEFITGECIRVDGGKHLR, encoded by the coding sequence ATGCACATCCAAGATAAAGTGGCACTGATTACAGGCGGCGCTAGAATCGGGCGCACTGTGGCCGTCACGTTGGCGCAAGCGGGCGCTGATGTGGTGCTGACTTACCATCGTTCGCGTGACATCGCTCAGGCCACTGTGCGGGATGTGCAGCAACAGGGGCGTCGCGCCATAGCCGTGCAAACGGACGTATCGCAGGCTGAGCAAGTGCGCGCCCTGGTCGCGCAGGCGCTCTCGGTGTTTGACGGCATAGATATTCTCATCTACATGGCATCGGTCTACGAGCACAAATCCTACGAGGACCTGACCGAAGCCGATTGGGACCGCAATTTGAATGTGGATCTGAAGGGAGCGTTCCTTTGTGTGCGCGAAGTCGAATCAAGCATGAAAGCGCGTGGCGGTGGTCGGATCATCACGGTGGCCGATTGGGGAGCTGCCAGCGGGCGTCCGCGGTATCGCGGCTATCTGCCTTACTATGTGGCGAAATATGGTCTGATTGGGCTAACACAGGCGCTGGCGCTTGAACTGGCTTCGTTCAACATCTTGGTCAATTGCATTGCGCCGGGGCCAATCCTGCCGCCACCCACGACGACGCCGGAGCAAGATGCTGCCATTCGAGCGGCAACACCGCTCGGTCATTGGGGCGGCGCCGAAGAAGTTGCAAAAGTGGTCGTAGCGTTAATTGAATCGGAGTTCATCACCGGCGAGTGCATTCGCGTGGATGGAGGCAAACATCTTCGTTGA
- a CDS encoding DNA-3-methyladenine glycosylase: protein MYQYHIARMKLNRLPRSFYDRPAVDVARDLLGKVLVHQLPDEKRVGRIVETEAYVGPEDRACHASRGRTNRTAVMFGPPGFAYVYLIYGMYDCFNIVTERDGFPAAVLIRALEPVSAPELSVPYDQRRQWERIASGPGKLTRFMRIDRRLNGADLCGSVLYLEDWGHVIEPQEIVVTTRINVDYAGEWKDKPLRFYLKHSPSVSRR, encoded by the coding sequence ATGTATCAATATCATATAGCACGCATGAAGCTGAACCGGTTACCACGATCGTTTTATGATCGTCCTGCGGTGGACGTCGCCCGCGATCTGTTAGGCAAAGTCTTGGTTCATCAGTTGCCCGATGAAAAACGTGTCGGGCGGATTGTCGAGACCGAAGCCTACGTCGGTCCGGAGGACCGCGCCTGTCATGCGTCGCGGGGCAGAACCAATCGCACAGCCGTGATGTTTGGCCCGCCGGGCTTTGCTTATGTTTATCTGATTTACGGCATGTATGACTGTTTTAATATCGTCACCGAGCGCGATGGTTTTCCTGCTGCTGTGTTGATTCGAGCATTGGAGCCGGTCTCTGCGCCCGAACTGTCCGTTCCATACGATCAGCGTCGTCAGTGGGAACGGATTGCCAGCGGACCGGGCAAACTGACGCGCTTTATGCGAATTGATCGAAGATTGAATGGCGCTGATTTGTGCGGCTCGGTGCTGTATCTGGAAGACTGGGGCCACGTCATCGAACCGCAGGAGATTGTCGTCACAACCCGAATCAATGTTGACTACGCCGGCGAGTGGAAAGACAAACCGCTTCGATTTTATCTGAAGCACAGTCCGAGCGTCTCACGGCGGTAG
- a CDS encoding dienelactone hydrolase family protein, with translation MSGEMIEFQVNGGTCPGYLSIPASGQGPGVIVIQEWWGLVPHIKEVADRLAGEGFVALAPDLYHGQATTSPDEAGKLMMALRIDEVEKELRGAVQYLIDHPATTGDKVGSIGFCMGGQLSLYAACKNPQIAACVNFYGIHPNVHPPLEELQGAFLGLFAERDAFVPVSAARELEDKLKALGKTAEVHIYPGLEHAFFNDSRPEVYNKEAAEDAWRRVLAFYRQHLSK, from the coding sequence ATGTCAGGGGAAATGATTGAGTTTCAAGTCAACGGAGGGACGTGTCCTGGCTACTTATCCATCCCCGCTTCAGGCCAGGGTCCTGGTGTCATTGTCATTCAAGAGTGGTGGGGACTTGTTCCACACATCAAAGAGGTTGCCGACCGGCTGGCCGGCGAAGGATTCGTTGCGCTGGCGCCAGACCTGTATCACGGACAGGCAACCACATCACCGGATGAAGCAGGCAAACTGATGATGGCCTTGCGCATTGATGAAGTCGAAAAAGAGCTGCGCGGCGCTGTTCAATACTTGATTGATCACCCCGCCACCACTGGCGACAAGGTGGGCAGCATCGGTTTTTGCATGGGCGGCCAACTCTCACTCTATGCAGCGTGCAAAAACCCGCAGATCGCCGCCTGCGTCAATTTCTACGGCATTCATCCCAATGTTCATCCGCCGCTAGAGGAACTGCAAGGAGCTTTTCTCGGTCTGTTCGCCGAACGGGATGCCTTTGTTCCAGTCTCAGCCGCGCGTGAGCTTGAGGACAAGCTGAAAGCACTGGGCAAGACGGCGGAGGTGCATATCTATCCCGGCCTGGAACATGCGTTCTTCAATGATTCTCGCCCAGAGGTCTACAACAAAGAAGCTGCCGAGGATGCTTGGCGTCGTGTCCTGGCCTTCTATCGGCAACATTTGAGCAAATAA
- a CDS encoding carboxypeptidase-like regulatory domain-containing protein translates to MIGVVGTMKLFRFMLVSLFITFLFTSSSWNTQAQNQSNLLPTTVTNVNATTNITLNLTLPSGFILSGNITGTGGVPLLGGTVTAQSSNAAYSGPITPQGLGGTYSIVLPAGTYSLSVTRLVLDFMTGDTYFIEQNLGIMVTINGNTTRNLVLPPLPPTFAVSGNVTGSSAFPPRGGINFTSSDGRIQAVTELDGSYNLALPAASYFVSISPNVSQPGGIEQGLFIAMGTVTVSGPQTFNFTLPNGVNLSGVVRRANGSPVPGAVVSATTNVNNPLQATSATSTVPEQTTTGQYRMTIPAGTYNVGAITDIDLGQGQEGSLIFPFPFQSLTVAGNQTRDFTVPNTPAVVVISGTVRTQQGQPVAGAVVGAFSTTITNTPNVAFGVSTETNSAGMYQLRVLSGTNYTVEAEPAAAPGGKKPAQKWLERLQSLSQQSF, encoded by the coding sequence ATGATAGGAGTAGTTGGTACAATGAAGCTGTTTCGATTCATGCTGGTTAGTTTGTTCATCACGTTTCTTTTCACGAGTTCATCTTGGAACACACAAGCTCAAAATCAAAGCAATTTACTTCCCACCACAGTAACGAACGTGAATGCCACGACGAACATCACGCTCAACCTGACCTTGCCGAGCGGATTCATTTTGTCCGGAAATATCACCGGCACGGGTGGCGTTCCTTTGTTGGGCGGCACAGTCACTGCACAGTCATCGAACGCTGCCTATAGCGGCCCCATCACACCACAAGGCTTGGGTGGCACCTATTCCATCGTGTTACCTGCCGGCACCTACAGTTTGAGTGTCACTCGGTTGGTTCTTGACTTCATGACAGGTGACACGTATTTCATCGAGCAGAACCTGGGCATCATGGTCACGATCAATGGCAACACGACACGCAATCTGGTGTTGCCGCCGCTGCCTCCAACGTTTGCTGTGTCCGGCAATGTCACTGGTTCGAGCGCCTTCCCTCCGCGGGGTGGCATCAACTTCACCTCGTCAGACGGGAGAATCCAAGCGGTCACTGAGCTGGATGGAAGCTACAACCTGGCACTGCCGGCAGCAAGCTATTTCGTTAGCATTTCGCCTAACGTATCTCAACCAGGCGGGATTGAACAAGGTTTGTTCATTGCCATGGGGACGGTCACCGTCAGTGGGCCACAGACGTTCAATTTCACGTTGCCCAATGGCGTGAACCTTTCGGGCGTGGTCAGACGCGCTAACGGTTCACCGGTCCCAGGGGCTGTGGTCTCTGCCACGACGAACGTCAACAACCCACTACAGGCGACCAGCGCGACTTCAACGGTCCCCGAACAAACTACGACCGGCCAGTACCGGATGACTATCCCAGCCGGCACATACAACGTTGGCGCCATCACTGATATTGATCTGGGACAAGGGCAAGAGGGGAGCTTGATTTTTCCCTTCCCGTTCCAATCGTTGACGGTAGCCGGGAATCAAACTAGGGACTTCACCGTTCCCAATACGCCGGCTGTCGTCGTCATCTCTGGAACAGTCCGAACCCAACAAGGGCAGCCGGTGGCCGGCGCTGTTGTTGGCGCCTTCTCGACTACGATTACGAACACTCCGAATGTCGCGTTTGGTGTCAGCACGGAGACAAACAGCGCCGGCATGTATCAACTGCGCGTGTTGAGCGGAACGAACTATACGGTTGAGGCCGAGCCAGCCGCAGCGCCCGGTGGCAAAAAACCGGCGCAGAAATGGCTGGAGCGGTTGCAATCGCTCTCTCAACAATCGTTCTAA
- a CDS encoding aldo/keto reductase translates to MQYRTLGRTGLRVSAIGFGAWAIGGPSTLGGRPIGWGATDDTISLRTLAACLDLGVNFIDTADVYGNGHSEELIGQAFKNNRDRVIIATKVGNRETPERGWFKDFSPEWVRQAVEASLQRLQTDYIDLYQLHSPDRDFHYTADLFDVFERLKDEGKIRFYGVSVGPWEHGISVIETGRGDALQVLFNLLQREAATGLFPLAQAHNIGIIARVPLASGFLTGKFGPEVQFSPDDHRSKQPPEQIRRTLEQVERLKGIAQQLNRPLTHLALQYCLSFSAVSTVIPGAKTPEQLGENVAAGDGPALTAEEVRLLEAAVA, encoded by the coding sequence ATGCAATATCGAACCCTCGGTCGAACCGGATTGCGCGTCTCAGCTATTGGTTTCGGCGCTTGGGCTATCGGTGGTCCATCCACGCTTGGGGGCAGGCCGATTGGCTGGGGCGCAACCGATGATACGATTTCGCTGCGAACGCTTGCTGCCTGTTTAGACCTTGGCGTGAACTTCATTGATACGGCTGATGTCTACGGCAACGGTCACAGCGAAGAGCTGATTGGACAAGCTTTCAAAAACAACCGTGACCGCGTCATCATTGCCACGAAAGTTGGCAATCGCGAGACGCCGGAACGTGGCTGGTTCAAAGATTTCTCGCCGGAATGGGTGCGCCAAGCTGTCGAAGCGAGCCTGCAACGACTCCAGACCGATTACATTGACCTCTACCAATTGCATTCGCCCGACCGAGACTTCCACTACACGGCAGACCTGTTTGATGTCTTCGAGCGATTGAAAGACGAAGGCAAGATTCGCTTCTATGGTGTTTCGGTCGGCCCATGGGAACACGGCATCTCTGTTATCGAGACCGGTCGCGGCGACGCGCTACAAGTCTTGTTCAATTTGTTGCAACGCGAAGCGGCAACCGGCTTATTTCCGCTCGCACAGGCTCACAACATTGGCATCATTGCGCGTGTGCCGTTGGCCTCTGGTTTTCTGACGGGAAAATTCGGGCCGGAGGTTCAATTTTCGCCAGACGATCATCGCTCAAAACAACCGCCCGAACAGATTCGCCGAACGCTCGAACAAGTCGAGCGATTGAAAGGCATCGCGCAACAGTTGAATCGTCCGCTGACGCATCTGGCGTTGCAGTATTGTTTGAGTTTTTCGGCTGTCTCGACCGTCATTCCCGGCGCTAAGACTCCGGAACAGCTCGGTGAAAACGTAGCTGCCGGCGACGGGCCGGCGCTCACGGCGGAAGAGGTTCGATTACTGGAAGCCGCCGTCGCCTAG
- a CDS encoding alpha-amylase family glycosyl hydrolase: protein MQISRAGASALYHSQAAGAPEVLKVEPPNWWVGHSLNPVRVMIRGRNLTGARVDVSGSGVQVGLVRVNAAGTYVFVDLRIDPQATPGSRQIKITTESGSATASFSLLVPLPRQGRFQGFSPDDVIYLIMPDRFCNGDPSNDDPAISRGLLNRQKSRYYHGGDLQGIINRLPYLKQLGVTAIWLNPIYDNVNHLNERETYNNEAITDYHGYGAVDFYAVDEHFGDVAKFRQLVEAAHRHGLKIIQDQVANHTGPYHPWVNDPPTPTWYNGTEANHLANTWQVWTLMDPYATPASQRETLDGWFINILPDLNQNDEEVARYIIQNSLWWLGISGVDGIRQDTLPYVPRWFWRQWMTAIKREYPTVTVVGELFDGDPALVSFFQGGQPRFDGIDTRIDALFDFPLHFPLRRAFAQGKPIREVAMMLARDHLYVNPNLLVTFLGLHDVPRFMNEPGATIEGLKLAFTFLMTTRGIPLIYYGDEIAMPGGGDPDNRRDFPGGWPDDPRNAFEASGRTADQQAVFEHVRKLTMLRAELEPLRRGQLAHLVVTEQTYAYARLTRTESVVVAFNNDTKPATIEIPAAAARLDDGTVLKDRLNAVPDSRVDGGKLKVTLPPRAAALLVKSSVGSTPR, encoded by the coding sequence ATGCAGATAAGCAGGGCTGGGGCTTCTGCGCTCTACCACTCACAAGCGGCCGGCGCGCCGGAGGTGTTGAAGGTCGAGCCGCCCAATTGGTGGGTCGGCCATTCACTCAATCCGGTGCGGGTGATGATCCGTGGACGGAATCTCACAGGCGCGCGTGTTGACGTCTCAGGTAGTGGCGTGCAGGTTGGCCTAGTGCGCGTCAACGCCGCTGGCACGTACGTGTTCGTTGATCTGCGCATTGACCCGCAAGCTACACCAGGCAGTCGCCAGATCAAAATCACAACCGAGAGCGGCTCAGCAACTGCGTCATTCAGCCTGCTCGTGCCATTGCCTCGTCAAGGGCGATTTCAGGGCTTCTCGCCGGACGATGTCATCTACCTGATCATGCCCGACCGATTTTGCAATGGCGATCCTTCAAATGATGATCCGGCTATCTCACGCGGACTATTGAACCGGCAGAAAAGTCGCTACTATCACGGCGGCGATTTGCAAGGCATTATCAATCGGCTGCCCTATCTGAAGCAGCTCGGCGTGACGGCCATCTGGCTCAATCCGATCTATGACAACGTGAATCATCTGAATGAACGCGAGACTTACAACAACGAAGCGATCACCGACTACCACGGCTACGGTGCTGTTGACTTCTATGCAGTAGATGAGCATTTCGGAGACGTAGCCAAGTTCCGCCAGCTCGTTGAAGCCGCCCACCGACACGGCCTCAAGATCATTCAGGATCAAGTGGCCAATCACACCGGCCCCTATCACCCCTGGGTGAACGATCCGCCGACGCCCACCTGGTACAACGGCACGGAAGCCAACCATCTGGCCAACACTTGGCAAGTGTGGACGCTGATGGACCCATACGCTACGCCAGCATCCCAGCGAGAGACGCTCGATGGATGGTTTATCAACATCCTCCCGGACTTGAATCAAAATGACGAAGAGGTCGCCCGTTACATCATCCAAAATTCGCTCTGGTGGTTGGGCATCTCCGGCGTGGATGGTATCCGGCAAGATACGTTGCCCTATGTGCCGCGTTGGTTTTGGCGCCAGTGGATGACAGCCATCAAGCGGGAATATCCGACTGTGACGGTCGTCGGCGAACTGTTTGATGGCGACCCGGCGCTGGTCTCGTTCTTTCAAGGCGGTCAGCCGCGCTTCGATGGCATTGATACAAGAATAGACGCGCTCTTCGATTTTCCTTTGCACTTTCCGCTTCGCCGCGCATTCGCTCAGGGGAAACCGATTCGGGAAGTCGCCATGATGCTGGCCCGCGATCATCTTTACGTGAATCCCAATTTGCTGGTGACGTTCCTTGGTTTACATGATGTGCCGCGCTTCATGAATGAGCCGGGTGCGACCATTGAAGGATTGAAACTGGCCTTCACATTTCTCATGACGACACGCGGCATTCCATTGATTTACTACGGCGACGAAATCGCCATGCCGGGCGGCGGCGATCCAGACAACCGTCGCGATTTTCCCGGCGGCTGGCCCGATGATCCGCGCAACGCATTCGAAGCGTCGGGCCGCACTGCCGATCAACAGGCTGTGTTCGAGCATGTCCGCAAGCTGACCATGTTGCGCGCTGAATTAGAGCCATTGCGACGCGGTCAACTGGCTCATCTTGTTGTGACCGAGCAAACCTACGCGTATGCCCGTTTGACGCGGACTGAGTCGGTGGTCGTGGCGTTCAATAACGATACCAAGCCAGCCACGATTGAAATCCCGGCAGCAGCAGCTCGGCTTGATGATGGAACGGTTCTTAAAGATCGGCTCAATGCAGTTCCAGATTCTCGCGTGGACGGCGGCAAGCTCAAAGTCACCCTGCCGCCTCGTGCGGCTGCGCTTTTGGTCAAGAGCTCTGTTGGCAGCACACCGCGATGA